In Dehalococcoidia bacterium, the genomic window CACGCTCGCCACCTCGCCCTCGAGCGCTCCCGCCAGCTCATGAAGGCGCAGGCAGCGCTCGAAGGCGCCCTCCAGGAGGCGGAGAAGGCGGCGGCCGACGACTCGAGGGAGCAGGCCGCGGCCGCGCGGCGCGAGGCGGCGGCCCGGTCCCTGCAGGCGGCGGCCGAGGAAGTCTCTGCCGCGCAAGAGGCGCTCGACGCGGCGCGGCGCCTCGACGCCGCTGGCCACGTCCGCGCCGGCCTGAAGCCCGGCGACCCCTGCCCGGTCTGCGGCGGCGTCGTCGGCAAGGACCTGCCTCCCGTACAGGCGCATGTTGCCGAAGCAGAAGGGCGCCTCAAGGCGGCCCGCGACGCCGAGGCCCGCGCGCGGGAGGCCGACAGCCAGGCCCAGGCGGACCTCGCGGCGGAGCAGGCCCGCCGCGAGGCCGCGGCCGCGGACGTGCGGCGGCTCCAGGCCGACCTCGCGTCCGCGCGCCGGGACCTCGAAGCCTCGCTCCCCGCCGGGGTCAAGCCAAACGAACGCGACATCGAAGCAGCGCTGAAGGCCGAGACAGCGAAGGCTGAAGAGCACCGCCGGCTATCTGACCTCGAGTCAGACCTCCGGCGCGAGATCGACGACCTTGCCCCGCGAGTCGCCACCAGCGAGCAAGGCCTTGCCGGACTGCGCGCTCGGGCGGAGACCCTGAGGGCGGAAGCCGAGCAAGCCGGGGAGGAAGCGGACACCGCCAAGGCGCGCCTCACCCGCCTCGCCTCCGAATGGGACTGGCGCCAGGTCTCCGACCTCATCCGGGCAAAGCAATCGCCCGTCGAACAGATCTCGGCTCAGCTGCGCGGCACCAATGCGGAGATCGAGTCGCTCACCGGCCTCCTCGCCTCCCTCGAGGGCCAGGAGCGCCGCCTCGAAGAAGGCATCGAAAGGGCAGCAAAGCTGCGCGAGGAGCAGGAAGAGCTCACCGGCAAGCAGATCCTGCTCAGGGAGCTGGGCCTGCTCCTCCGTGCCGACCAGTTCCAGGCCTTCGTCCTCGAGGCGGCGATGGCCGAACTTGCCCGGGCCGCGACGCGGCACCTGGCCCAGATCCACCCCCGCTTCGCGCTCGGCGTGGAGAAGGACGAGTTCGTGGTCATCGACCACTGGCAGGCGGACCAGGTGCGCGCCGCGAAGACCCTCAGCGGCGGCGAGACCTTCGTCGCCTCGCTGGCGCTCGCCCTCGCCCTCTCCGAGAGCATCCCGGAGCTGCGCAGCGCCGCCTCGACCTCGCTTGACAGCCTCTTCCTGGACGAAGGCTTCGGCACGCTCGACCCTGAGTCCCTCGGCGAAGTCATCGAGGCGCTCGAAGGGTTGAGGTCGGAGGAGCGGCTGGTCGGCATTATCACGCACGTGCCCGAGCTGGCGCGGCGGATCGAGTGCCGGATCGAGGTGTCGAAGTCGCCCGACGGGAGCCGCGTGACCCTGGTCGGTGTCTGACTAGCGGCCGGCCCGGGCGGAGGCGGAGGCGAAGCGCGTCGCTTCCTCGCGCGTCGTCAGCC contains:
- a CDS encoding SbcC/MukB-like Walker B domain-containing protein, translating into HARHLALERSRQLMKAQAALEGALQEAEKAAADDSREQAAAARREAAARSLQAAAEEVSAAQEALDAARRLDAAGHVRAGLKPGDPCPVCGGVVGKDLPPVQAHVAEAEGRLKAARDAEARAREADSQAQADLAAEQARREAAAADVRRLQADLASARRDLEASLPAGVKPNERDIEAALKAETAKAEEHRRLSDLESDLRREIDDLAPRVATSEQGLAGLRARAETLRAEAEQAGEEADTAKARLTRLASEWDWRQVSDLIRAKQSPVEQISAQLRGTNAEIESLTGLLASLEGQERRLEEGIERAAKLREEQEELTGKQILLRELGLLLRADQFQAFVLEAAMAELARAATRHLAQIHPRFALGVEKDEFVVIDHWQADQVRAAKTLSGGETFVASLALALALSESIPELRSAASTSLDSLFLDEGFGTLDPESLGEVIEALEGLRSEERLVGIITHVPELARRIECRIEVSKSPDGSRVTLVGV